ATCTGTGCCCCCTGTGATTCAACAAGAAGATTTTTTTCTTCTAAAATGTCAACTACCTTGTCCATTTTATCATTATAAAATGCTTCGCCGTTGAATGAATCAAATGTTATGTCCAAGCGATCGTATATTTCAGAAAACTCTTTCAACGATTCAGCACGGAACCATTGCCACAAACGATGTGCCTCTTCATCACCATCTTCAAGTTTCTTAAACCAAGCACGACCTTCATCATTCAATGAATCATTTTCCTTAGCTTTTTCGTGAAACTCAACGTAGTATTTTAACAAAGTAGCAATTGGGTCTGATTTGACTTCTTCTTCAGAACCCCAAGCTTTGTAGGCATATATTAGTTTACCAAATTGCGTGCCCCAGTCACCTAAATGATTTATTTTAACAGGCGCATAACCATTTTTCGCTGTGATGTTTGCTAGTGCATTACCGATAACAGTCGAACGTAAGTGTCCCATTGACATTGGCTTGGCGATGTTTGGGCTGGACATGTCAATCGTGACTTTGGCACCCTGTCCATCCACATTGTCACCGTAGGCACCTTCCAAGTCAAATACTGTCTTTAATACTCGATTAGACGTAGCTACTTTGTCCAAGAAAAAGTTAACATAAGGCCCAGTAGCAACAACTTTTTCAAATCCTTCTTGATCAATTGCATCAACGATGTCTGCTGCAATTAATTGCGGTGCTTTATGTAATGCCTTGGCTAATGTAAATGTTGGAAAAGCAACATCTCCAAGATCAGATGATTTTGGTGCTTCTAGTTTTTCAGAAATTTCTTGTAAAGTAAGGTCGGTTAGCACTGCGTTAAGTGCCTCAACAATTTGTATATTATCTACCATTTTTTTTCCTTTTGGTTTTTAATTATGATTTTTAATAAAAATACATTATAATCAAAAATTCGATATTCTTATTATACCGTATTTTAGGCATTATTCATCTAAAAATAAATAAGCTCGCCTCTTGTTTTCATCAACAAAGAGACGAGCCTAGCCCGCGGTACCACTCTAATAGCTTTCGCCACTCAAATTTATTAACTTTGGACTCTTAGTACGCGCCGTTTTTACTATGGCCTGACTTCCATCAACTCAAGCTCGCTTAATCATAGCTACAAAACATCTTTACTTATCTTCGTCTTTTACAGATTTTTCAGGCGCAGGGCCGTGTTTAATCACTTCAACCTCATCCATGCGAACAACCGCACGATGGTTCATTTCGTTAACCGCTGGTTGATCAGCTGGAGCATTCTCCGTAATCTCAACCAACAATGAGTTTTCATAAATTTTTTCAACTTGACCTGTAAAAGGTTTTTCTAAATTGCCATAAGCTGGTGCTAATAAAACATCTCCAAGGTTAAATCCAGAGGTATTTTCTTCTACTTCTTCTGCCATGTTTGCCTCCATTTTAACGTTATTTAACAGTTTATTCTAGCATAAAACAGATGTTTATGCGAGTGTTTTAACTACTCTATCTAATATAGTCCGCGCAATATCAATTTTTGGTAACAATTCAATTTTTTCTGGGTCTTTATCGCGAGATAAAATCGTTACTTTATTATTATCAGAGTCAAAACCACCATCCACATCACTAACATCATTAGCAATTAAGAAATCTGCATTTTTCTTTGATAACTTTTTTTGTGCAGACGCAAGAACGTTTTGCGTTTCAGCAGCAAATCCCACAACAATTTGCCCAGCTTTCTTTATATGACCAATATCTGATAATATATCAGGATTTTGAATTAATTCAATCGTTAAATTCTCGTGCCCTACTTTTTTTATTTTGTTTTCAGCTTGTGAAGCAGGCCGATAATCAGATACAGCTGCCGAACTAATGAAAATATCCGCGTCAGAAAATTCTTGCACAACTGTTGCATGCATGTCACGTGTGGAAGTAACAACTATTTCTCGGACGCCGTACAGTTCTTCTCGTTTTGTTGTGGTTATAAGTACCACCATTGCACCTAACTCTGCAGCTGCCTGTGCCAAAGCATAGCCCATTTTCCCTGAAGAACGATTTGTTAAATACCGCACTGGATCAAGCGCTTCACGTGTCCCGCCGGCTGTAATAACAATTTTTTTTCCTTTTAACTCACCACCGCGCGCCTGTATACGAATAGCTGCCTGATTTATAATTGCCACAGGCTCCGGTAAGCGACCTTGCGACTCGTAACCTTCTGCTAAGAAACCAATCTCTGGGTCAATAATAAACCAACCATCACTTTTTAATAAATTCAAATTACGTACAACCGCGTCATTATTAAGCATAATATCGTTCATCGCTGGGGCGATAACTTTAGCCGCAGATGATGCCATTACCGTCGCAGTCACAGCATCATCTGCGATACCATTTGCTATTTTTCCAATAATGTTAGCAGTAGCTGGCACAACAAATATCAAGTCTGCCCACTTAGCCCATTCAATATGAGTAACAGCAGCCTTCTCATCACGAAAAAGATCGGTTAACACATCATGTTTAGACAAAACGGCTAATGTTTGTACAGTAATAAATTCTTGGGCCGCAGCCGTCATTCCTACACGAACATGAGCGCCGCTCTTAATGAATTCGCGTACTAATGTTGCTGACTTGTAGGCCGAAATGCTACCTGTCACAATCACTAATATATTCTTATTTCTATAGAAATCATTCATGCCATTCATTATATCATGGAATGTTTTAAACACGATTCAAAAAGCGATATTCTAAGAATATCGCTTTCTTCTACGAACTTGCAGAACTAGAATGATGAGATTGAGCTTTAACATAATCAATTGCTACCACTACCGCCACAACAACAGATTCCAAGGACTCGTCCTGAATTTTAATGTCATAGGTACTTGTCATTGCTAACCAGCGCTGATCAACAGAGCCAATTTCATGTCCATTTTGCAGGAGGGCAAAATTCATGTCCCAGATATTACCTTCTACA
The Leuconostoc suionicum genome window above contains:
- the argS gene encoding arginine--tRNA ligase — protein: MVDNIQIVEALNAVLTDLTLQEISEKLEAPKSSDLGDVAFPTFTLAKALHKAPQLIAADIVDAIDQEGFEKVVATGPYVNFFLDKVATSNRVLKTVFDLEGAYGDNVDGQGAKVTIDMSSPNIAKPMSMGHLRSTVIGNALANITAKNGYAPVKINHLGDWGTQFGKLIYAYKAWGSEEEVKSDPIATLLKYYVEFHEKAKENDSLNDEGRAWFKKLEDGDEEAHRLWQWFRAESLKEFSEIYDRLDITFDSFNGEAFYNDKMDKVVDILEEKNLLVESQGAQIVDLSHINPNLTPAMIKRSDGATLYMTRDLAAALYRKETYDFAKSLYVVGGEQREHFVQMKAVLSLMGFEWADDIEHIAFGLITFNGKKMSTRKGDVVLLKDVLDDAHELALKQIQEKNPALGDKDTVAEEVGAGAVVFHDLMNDRTNNFDFNLEEVVRFEGDTGPYVQYTNARAKSILRKTSVQLSSDDLNLSDPATWDIITTLNNFPKTVQRAWQQREASIIAKYALNLSRAFNKYYANSKILTEDAQLNARLVLVKSVSIVLTESLRLLGVKAPEEM
- the coaBC gene encoding bifunctional phosphopantothenoylcysteine decarboxylase/phosphopantothenate--cysteine ligase CoaBC, which produces MNDFYRNKNILVIVTGSISAYKSATLVREFIKSGAHVRVGMTAAAQEFITVQTLAVLSKHDVLTDLFRDEKAAVTHIEWAKWADLIFVVPATANIIGKIANGIADDAVTATVMASSAAKVIAPAMNDIMLNNDAVVRNLNLLKSDGWFIIDPEIGFLAEGYESQGRLPEPVAIINQAAIRIQARGGELKGKKIVITAGGTREALDPVRYLTNRSSGKMGYALAQAAAELGAMVVLITTTKREELYGVREIVVTSTRDMHATVVQEFSDADIFISSAAVSDYRPASQAENKIKKVGHENLTIELIQNPDILSDIGHIKKAGQIVVGFAAETQNVLASAQKKLSKKNADFLIANDVSDVDGGFDSDNNKVTILSRDKDPEKIELLPKIDIARTILDRVVKTLA